The genomic region CAAGAATGCGGCGCCGACCGCGCTCGCGGTCATGGGCCTGCAGCTCGGCTATATGCTGGGCGGCTCGATCCTGATCGAGACCGTGTTCTCCTGGCCGGGATCGGGCCTGCTGTTGAACTCGGCGATCTTCCAGCGCGATCTGCCGCTGCTGCAGGGCACCATCCTGGTGCTGGCGCTGTTCTTCGTGCTGCTCAACCTCCTGGTCGACATCGCGCAGGCCGCGATCGATCCGCGCATCAAGCGGAGCTAGAGCATGAGCGCAATGAGCGATACTGCGTTGCAGGCTGCCCCGACCACCAAGGCGCGCGGCTATTGGGCGACGGTTGCCCGCCGCATCAGGCGCGACAAGGTCAGCATGGCCTGTGCCATCATCCTGGTGCTGATCTTTGCGTCGGCGCTGCTGGCGCCATGGCTGCATCTCGCCGATCCCTATCAGGGCTCGATGATCCGCCGTCTCCGCCATATCGGCACGCCGGGCTATCTTCTCGGCACCGACGAACTCGGCCGCGACATGCTGGCGCGGTTGATCTATGGCGGACGGCTGTCGCTGGTCATCGGCATCCTGCCGGTGATCTTCGCCTTCGTGATCGGCACGTCGCTCGGCCTCGTCGCCGGCTATGTCGGCGGCAAGCTCAATACCGCGATCATGCGCACCGTCGACGTGTTCTACGCCTTCCCGTCGGTGCTGCTGGCGATCGCGATCTCGGGTGCGCTCGGCGCCGGCATCACCAATTCGATCGTGTCGCTGACCATCGTGTTCGTGCCGCAGATCACCCGCGTCGCCGAAAGCGTCACCACCGGCGTCCGCAACATGGATTTCGTCGAGGCGGCGCGCGCGTCCGGCGCCGGGCCCTTCACCATCATGCGCGTGCACATGCTCGGCAACGTGCTCGGCCCGATCTTCGTCTACGCCACCGGCCTGATCTCGGTGTCGATGATCCTCGCGGCCGGTCTGTCGTTCCTCGGGCTCGGCACCAAGCCGCCGGAGCCGGAATGGGGCTTGATGCTGAACACGCTGCGCACAGCGATCTACGTCAATCCGTGGGTCGCGGCGCTGCCGGGCGCGATGATCTTCGCGGTCTCGATCTGCTTCAATCTGCTGAGCGACGGCATGCGCAGCGCCATGGACATCAGGAATTAAAGCATGAGCGACGCCAATCTCTCCGTCGATATGCTGGAGCCGGTCGCCGACATCGGCGGCGCCGCGCAGCCGCTGCTGCAGGTCAAGGGACTGACCAAGCACTTCCCGGTGCGCGGCGGGCTGTTCAGTCCGCGCAAGACCGTGCGCGCCGTCGACGACGTCACCTTCGCGGTCATGAAGGGCGAGACCGTCGGCATCGTCGGCGAATCCGGCTGCGGCAAATCGACCACCGCGCGGCTGTTGATGCACCTGATGGCACGCGATGCCGGCGACATCATCTATGACGGAAGGCAGGTCGGCCCGTCGCTCTCGCTGCGCGATTTGCGGCGCGGCGTGCAGATGGTGTTCCAGGACAGCTACGCCTCGCTCAACCCCCGCCTTACCATCGAGGAATCGATCGCCTTCGGGCCAAAGGTCCACGGCATGGCCGACGACACGGCACGGACGCTGGCGCGCGAGCTGCTCGGCAAGGTCGGCTTGCGGCCGGAGATTTTTGCCAACCGCTATCCGCACGAGGTGTCCGGCGGCCAGCGCCAGCGCGTCAATATCGCGCGCGCGCTCGCGCTGTCGCCGCGGCTCGTGATCCTCGATGAGGCGGTCTCCGCGCTCGACAAATCGGTCGAGGCGCAGGTGCTCAATCTGCTCGCCGACCTCAAACGCGAATTCGGCCTGACCTATCTCTTCATCAGCCACGATCTCAACGTCGTTCGCTACATCTCCGACCGCGTGCTGGTGATGTATCTCGGCGAGGTCGTCGAACTCGGCCCGGTCGATGCGGTCTGGGACGCGCCGGCGCATCCCTATACCCGCGCGCTGCTGGCGGCGATGCCGTCATCCGATCCCGACAAGCGCACCGAGGTGCCGCCGATCTCGGGCGATCCGCCCAATCCGATCGATCCGCCATCGGGCTGCCGGTTTCACACCCGTTGTCCGTTTGCGGAGCCGCTCTGCGCAAACGGCACGCCAAAACTCAGCGATCTCGATACAATGGGCCATCAAGCGGCGTGCTACATGGCCATTCCTGGCTCGGGGCACAGCCGCGCGCCGGCAAAAGCAAAAGGAGAAAACGCGGCATGACCAGACCCACGGCCAAGGATGTCAAGGTGATCGCGCACGTCGCCGACGTGCCCGCCGACGACGACGTCGCCACCCGGATCGCCAATTCGATCGGGCCGGCATTCGACGGCTTCGCACCGATCTCCGGCACGCTGCCCTTCGATCTCGAACCCGCGAGCTTCCTGCTGGCGCAGATCGCGCAGAAGATCGAGAAGGTGTCGAAATGAGCTCTGAACCGGCCCTGATGACGCTGACCGCGGTCGCCAAGGCGATCGCCGACAAGAAAGTTTCCTCGCATGAGGTGACGCGCGCCGTGCTGCATCGCATTGCGGAATGGCAGCCGCGCCTCAACGCCTATATGGCTGTTGAATCCGAGCAGGCGCTGGCCGCCGCCACCGAGGCCGATGCCGCGCTCGCCAAGGGCAATAGTCGCGGTGCGCTGCACGGCGTGCCGCTGGCGCACAAGGACATGTATTATGACGCCGGCAAGGTCGTGACCTGCGGCTCGCTGATTCGCCGCGACTTCGTGCCGAAGACGACTGCGACAGCCCTGCAGCGGCTGAAGGATGCCGGACAGGTCCGCCTCGGCTCGTTGCAGATGGTCGAGTTCGCCTATGGGCCGACCGGCCACAACGTGCATTACGGCGCGGTGCGCAATCCCTGGAACACCGAGCACATCACCGGCGGCTCGTCGTCGGGTTCGGGCTCGGCGGTTGCCGCGCGGCTGACCTTCGCGGCGCTCGGCTCCGACACCGGCGGCTCGGTGCGCATGCCCGCGCATTTCTGCGGCGTCACCGGCCTGAAGACGACGGTCGGCCGCGTCAGCCGCGCCGGCGCGATGCCGCTGTCGCAGTCGCTCGATACGGTCGGCCCGCTGGCGCAGACCGCGGAGGACTGCGCGCTGCTGCTCGGCCTGATGGCCGGCGCGGACCCTGAGGACCTGACAGCGTCGACGCAGCCGGTGCCGGACTACTTGGCGGCGACCAAGCAGTCGCTGAAGGGCCTGAAGATCGGCGTGCCGACGGCGTTCTATGTCGACGACCTCGATCCTGAGGTGGCGCGTATCCTCGACGAGACCGTCGCCACCTTGAAGAAAGAGGGCGCCGAGATCGTCAAGGTCGAGCTGCCCGATCAGCGCCAGCTCTCTTCGGCATCGCAACTGGTGCTCGCGGTCGAGGCCGCCGCCTTCCACAAGCGCTGGATGATCGAGCGGCCACAGGATTACGGCGCGCAGGTCTTGATGCGGCTGCAGAACGGGCTGACCATTCCGGCGGTCACCTATCTCGAGGCGATGCGCTGGCGCGGCCCCGCGCTCGCCGCGCACAACGCGGCGGTCAACGGGGTCGATGCGGTCATTGCGCCGTCGTCGCCGGTGCCGGCGCCGACGATCGCGGAGAGCGATGTCGGCAATGGACCGGGCGCCGACGCGGTGCTGCAGCGCCTGACGCGGTTCACCCGCCCGGTCAACTATCTCGGCCTGCCGTCGCTGTCGATTCCCTCCGGCTTCACCAAGACGGGTCTGCCGGTCGGCATGCAGCTGATCGGCCGCTCCTTCGAGGAAGCGGTTCTGCTCCGGATCGGCGCCGCGTTCCAGCGCGCGACCGATTTCCACGCCAGGGTGCCCAAGCTCGCATGACCAACCTCGTCGAGATCGACAACCTCAACATCCGCTTCACCGGCGATCGCACGGTCCATGCCGTGAACGATCTCAGCCTACAGCTCGGCGAGGGCGAGGTGTTGGGGCTGCTGGGCGAGTCCGGCTCGGGCAAGAGCGTGACGCTGCGCGCGTTGATGCGGCTGCTGCCGAAGAAGCGCACGCAGATCTCCGGCAGCGTCAAGGTGCTGGGCCAGCAGGTGCTGGCGATGGACGACGAGGCGCTGTCCGCATTCCGCGGCCAGACCGTCTCGATGATCTTCCAGGAGCCGGCGCTGGCGCTCGATCCGGTCTACACCATCGGCCGCCAGATCGCGGAGACGGTGATGCGCCACGAGGGCAAGAGCGAGCGCGAGGCGACGGCCCGCGCGCTTGAAATGCTCGAGGTGGTGCGGATCCCCTCCGCGAAACGGCGGCTGGACTCCTATCCGCACGAAATGTCGGGCGGCATGCGCCAGCGTGCGATGATCGCGCTGGCGCTGGCCTGCAAGCCGAAGATCCTGCTCGCGGACGAGCCGACCACGGCGCTCGATGCCACCGTCCAGATCCAGATCCTGCTGCTGCTGCGCGAGCTGCAGCGCGAGTTCGGCATGTCGGTGATCTTCGTCACCCACGACATTGGCGTCGCGATCGAGATCTGTGATCGCGTCGCGGTGATGTATGCCGGCCAGATCGTCGAGCAGGGCGCCCTGCGCGACATCGTGCGCTCGCCGGTGCATCCCTATGCAAAGGGTTTGCTGGCCTCGACCATTCACGGCGCGATGCGCGGCCAGCGGCTGGAGACGATCCCGGGCACGCCGCCCTCGCTCGATCACGCGCCGGCCAGTTGCTCCTTTGCACCGCGCTGCAAGTTCGCCGAGCCGCGCTGCAGCGAGCGCTTGCCGCCGGTCGTGCAGGTCGCTCCCGGCCG from Bradyrhizobium elkanii USDA 76 harbors:
- a CDS encoding ABC transporter permease; translation: MSAMSDTALQAAPTTKARGYWATVARRIRRDKVSMACAIILVLIFASALLAPWLHLADPYQGSMIRRLRHIGTPGYLLGTDELGRDMLARLIYGGRLSLVIGILPVIFAFVIGTSLGLVAGYVGGKLNTAIMRTVDVFYAFPSVLLAIAISGALGAGITNSIVSLTIVFVPQITRVAESVTTGVRNMDFVEAARASGAGPFTIMRVHMLGNVLGPIFVYATGLISVSMILAAGLSFLGLGTKPPEPEWGLMLNTLRTAIYVNPWVAALPGAMIFAVSICFNLLSDGMRSAMDIRN
- a CDS encoding Asp-tRNA(Asn)/Glu-tRNA(Gln) amidotransferase GatCAB subunit A; the encoded protein is MSSEPALMTLTAVAKAIADKKVSSHEVTRAVLHRIAEWQPRLNAYMAVESEQALAAATEADAALAKGNSRGALHGVPLAHKDMYYDAGKVVTCGSLIRRDFVPKTTATALQRLKDAGQVRLGSLQMVEFAYGPTGHNVHYGAVRNPWNTEHITGGSSSGSGSAVAARLTFAALGSDTGGSVRMPAHFCGVTGLKTTVGRVSRAGAMPLSQSLDTVGPLAQTAEDCALLLGLMAGADPEDLTASTQPVPDYLAATKQSLKGLKIGVPTAFYVDDLDPEVARILDETVATLKKEGAEIVKVELPDQRQLSSASQLVLAVEAAAFHKRWMIERPQDYGAQVLMRLQNGLTIPAVTYLEAMRWRGPALAAHNAAVNGVDAVIAPSSPVPAPTIAESDVGNGPGADAVLQRLTRFTRPVNYLGLPSLSIPSGFTKTGLPVGMQLIGRSFEEAVLLRIGAAFQRATDFHARVPKLA
- a CDS encoding ABC transporter ATP-binding protein encodes the protein MTNLVEIDNLNIRFTGDRTVHAVNDLSLQLGEGEVLGLLGESGSGKSVTLRALMRLLPKKRTQISGSVKVLGQQVLAMDDEALSAFRGQTVSMIFQEPALALDPVYTIGRQIAETVMRHEGKSEREATARALEMLEVVRIPSAKRRLDSYPHEMSGGMRQRAMIALALACKPKILLADEPTTALDATVQIQILLLLRELQREFGMSVIFVTHDIGVAIEICDRVAVMYAGQIVEQGALRDIVRSPVHPYAKGLLASTIHGAMRGQRLETIPGTPPSLDHAPASCSFAPRCKFAEPRCSERLPPVVQVAPGRLARCILAEPASATV
- a CDS encoding ABC transporter ATP-binding protein; the protein is MSDANLSVDMLEPVADIGGAAQPLLQVKGLTKHFPVRGGLFSPRKTVRAVDDVTFAVMKGETVGIVGESGCGKSTTARLLMHLMARDAGDIIYDGRQVGPSLSLRDLRRGVQMVFQDSYASLNPRLTIEESIAFGPKVHGMADDTARTLARELLGKVGLRPEIFANRYPHEVSGGQRQRVNIARALALSPRLVILDEAVSALDKSVEAQVLNLLADLKREFGLTYLFISHDLNVVRYISDRVLVMYLGEVVELGPVDAVWDAPAHPYTRALLAAMPSSDPDKRTEVPPISGDPPNPIDPPSGCRFHTRCPFAEPLCANGTPKLSDLDTMGHQAACYMAIPGSGHSRAPAKAKGENAA